GGGTGTTAAAGTGGAATGTGTCCTGGGCCCCATGACTTGTCAATGTTGAAGTGGGTTTGTACATCTTAGCCTGTCACTCCCACAGTGGGACCCTAGGTGCACAGCCTGGGGTCTAAATCCTCATGCCAAGCTGCTGGCGTCATCATGGGTGTGGGATTCATGGAAACATAACGGCACTTGGGACGCCGTGAAGGACAGGGCTAGGAGTGCTGTTTTGTGCTCTCGCCTTTCCATACACAGCTCCAGAGTTGGGGTGGGCCACAGAGGGTAGGGAGCCAGCAGCCTGGCCTTTTCCCTGGGAAAGAGAAACTCTGTCCCAGCAGTGACACTGGGAGAGGGCATAGGAGCAGGTTTCTCTGACAACCTTATCTCCTTTCTTGTGTCAACATCCATGGTGTCAGTGGGACCCAAGCTCCCCGGGAGATGACTGTGGGAGGCCCTGTGAGCTTCCTATCACTGCACCAGCATGGCTTGTCTCTGGGCTCTGGCTGAGTCTGCAGGGTCATTCTCCACTCAAGTGATTTCTCTGCCAGATGTGTGGCAAGGCAGGGCGCCCTGCAGACACTGTGTGATGTCCATTAatatggaagtggctttggaTTTGTTAATTATGCTTTTATGTGGTTAATAAATGTTTATGCATTGATTGTGGCTTGTGCCAAAGGAGATAAAGCCAAGAGCCTGTTACGAGCtagaaaggagggaagagaagcagGAGGTGGTGACCCGTCCTATTGCTTTCTTTCCCCCGTCTGTCCCTCCCACCAAGGGATCACCTGCTGGATCGCCCTGTATGCTGTGGAGGCCCTCCCCACCTGCCCTTTCTCCTGCAAGTGTGACAGCCGCAGCCTGGAGGTGGACTGCAGTGGCCTAGGCCTCACCACGGTGCCCCCAGACGTGCCCGCAGCCACCCGAACCCTCTTGCTCTTGAACAATAAGCTGAGTGCCCTGCCAAGCTGGGCTTTCGCCAACCTCTCCAGCCTGCAGCGGTTGGACCTGTCCAACAACTTCCTGGACCGGCTGCCCCGCTCCATTTTCGGGGACCTGACGAATCTGACTGAGCTTCAGCTGCGCAATAACAGCATCAGGACCCTGGACAGGGACCTGCTGCGGCGCTCGCCGCTGCTCCGCCACCTGGACCTGTCCATCAACGGCCTGGCCCAGTTGCCCCCTGGCCTTTTCGACGGGCTCCTGGCTCTGCGCTCCCTCTCGCTTCGCTCCAACCGTCTGCAGAATCTGGACCGGCTGACATTTGAACCCCTAGCAAACCTGCAGCTGCTGCAGGTCGGGGATAACCCCTGGGAGTGTGACTGTAACCTGCGTGAGTTCAAACACTGGATGGAGTGGTTCTCCTACCGAGGTGAGCGCAGCCGGCCCTGCTGGGGCCCGAGGGATTGGGACGATCACCTCTGGCCCCACACTTTCCTCCTGGTGGCTGGGTGCTGACTCAGAGAGCAGGCCAGGGGAAAGAAGGGGGCGACCCTGCCTCTGTGCCAGCTCGGCTAGAAAAGTCACAAGCCTCCCCTCACATGAGCCATCACCCTTCCTACCAATGGGAGAGAGGCTGGTGCTGCTCCCTCCACGcccaccctcccctccctgctgtgcatcccctcccccagccagctcCCCACTTTCTCCTAGGACTCACTGAACTGGATCTCCCTTTCTTAGGTTACATAAGGGCAGTAAAGACACCTGGGCTTTGTATCCCACCAGGTTTGCCTGTGGGCTTCCCCAGTGTggtagaaggagggagaaaaacagCTCTTCTTCTGAAGAATACAGCCATCTCTTAAACATCTCCCCTTACATGAGAGGGGAATAGAATGAATCCTCAGTAAAACCAAATCTTCCTTTTGGTGACAGTGCCAACTTCCTCTCCCAAGTTTTATTATCCAAACTTTAAGAAGAAGTCAAATGGGTTAGGCtttactttcttcccttccccttttctTTAATATGGGAAAGTGCTGTAATGACCTATGACATGATCACATGACATGGGAGAGGAGGGTGTGCAAGACGGTGGTGAGGAGGGCCAGGTCTGCGTCTGAATTTCGGCTCTGCCACctgccagctgtgtgatcttgagaaaGCTGGTTACCCTTTCGCTGTGGCAGGGCCTTGTCTGTAAAGTGGGAAGGAAACAATATCTATTTCGTAGGgtcattgtgagaattaaatgtggCAATGCACGGAACGTGGCTTGAGAGGTGCCCAGCACAAAGTGAGTCCTCAATAAAACGTCCATTTATCTGTTCACTTCCTGGTAATAATCAAATACTAAGTGGACTTGAAACACCATTTGGCACAACGAAGATGCTCAATGAATGTTTGCTGGGCTAATTAATCAACATTTAAATGGTGAAAATAATGCCAATGCTTTTTGTTAAAGTCTTACTACTTTCATTTCATCTCCAGCCACAATTTCAATTATTTCCATGAAATTCTCCTGTGTTagttaattaaaaatgttttacaaacTATAAAGTGCCACAAAATGTTAGTCACTATGATAATTTCCCCTATTTTCATGAGCGGGGAAATAATGATTACTACTTATATAGTTTCCAGTTTACCGATGTCTTTTCAT
The Gorilla gorilla gorilla isolate KB3781 chromosome 10, NHGRI_mGorGor1-v2.1_pri, whole genome shotgun sequence genome window above contains:
- the LRTM2 gene encoding leucine-rich repeat and transmembrane domain-containing protein 2, encoding MLAPGSSPEQRGRLALQWRQVSWITCWIALYAVEALPTCPFSCKCDSRSLEVDCSGLGLTTVPPDVPAATRTLLLLNNKLSALPSWAFANLSSLQRLDLSNNFLDRLPRSIFGDLTNLTELQLRNNSIRTLDRDLLRRSPLLRHLDLSINGLAQLPPGLFDGLLALRSLSLRSNRLQNLDRLTFEPLANLQLLQVGDNPWECDCNLREFKHWMEWFSYRGGRLDQLACTLPKELRGKDMRMVPMEMFNYCSQLEDENSSAGLDIPGPPCTKASPEPAKPKPGAEPQPEPSTACPQKQRHRPASVRRAMGTVIIAGAVCGVVCIMMVVAAAYGCIYASLMAKYHRELKKRQPLMGDPEGEHEDQKQISSVA